The DNA segment TTAGATCTTTTAACTTAGACTATTGCGTAGAAATAATGATAGATGATAAAAGAATAGAACTTGAATTACTAAGAGGAAAAGATTGTTCAACTATTGTTATTACACCTGAAATAATTACTAATTTTAATGAAGTATCAGACAAGATACTAGACTTTATATATGATTAAAGAAAATTTTTAATATAAAAATACTTCTTTGGAGGAAAATACAATGAAAATATTAGAATTATTTGGTGGGATTGGAGCCCCACGAAGAGCCCTAATTAATCTAAAAATTCCACATAAAAGTATAGATTATGTTGAAATTGATGAAAAAGCAGTAAGAACATATAATGCTATGTTTGCTAAGTATGATTTAAAAAAACCACAAAACGTTATAGGTTGGAATTTGTGCCCTGATATCTTGATTCATGGTAGTCCATGTCAAGATTTTAGTATTGCTGGTAAACAAAAAGGTGCAGATGAAGGGACCAATACGAGAAGTAGTTTAATGTGGGAAACAATTAAAATAATTAAAAATATGGGAGTTTGGAAGCCTAAAATTGTTATTTGGGAAAATGTTAAAAATGTACTTTCTAAGCATATGAAACATAACTTCAATAAATATTTAAATGAAATGGAAAAATTAGGATATAAAAGTAATTACTCTGTTTTAAATGCTAAAAATTTTGGGATTCCACAAAATCGAGAACGGGTTTTTGTTATAAGTCTTTTAGGAAATAAAAAATTTGATTTTTCCAAACTTAAAAAAAAGCAAATGAAGCACATAAAGTATTTTTTAGAAGATACAGAATTATCAAAATACATAGTAACTCAACCATCCATGTTAAAAAAAATAAATTGTAATAAATCTTTGTCTGTACCAATAATTAAAGATTACTGTTATACAATAACAACAAAGCAAATGCGAAGCCCAAATGCAGGAGTATTACAACTTCCTAATGGAAAATATAGGTATCTAACTGAAAGAGAATGTTGGCGATTAATGGGATTCACAGATGAAGATTTTGAAAAAGCAGCCAAAGAACAAAAACTGAATAGAAAATATATGAATGGATCACTCTATAAACAAGCTGGGAATAGTATTTGTGTTCCAGTTTTAGAGGCAATATTTAAAGCTTTATTTCAAATTAAATAATTACTAAGAAGGTGAGGTTAATGAAAGCAAAACTGATAATAACAGATAAGAAAAATAATAATCTAGGTGCTGCAATAAGAGTAAAAAATATATATGATGTGAAAACTTTGATGGAAGCTGCATATAAATATGGACTTCAAGGATATGAATTAAAAGTAATTGTAAAAGA comes from the Fusobacterium sp. DD2 genome and includes:
- the dcm gene encoding DNA (cytosine-5-)-methyltransferase, translating into MKILELFGGIGAPRRALINLKIPHKSIDYVEIDEKAVRTYNAMFAKYDLKKPQNVIGWNLCPDILIHGSPCQDFSIAGKQKGADEGTNTRSSLMWETIKIIKNMGVWKPKIVIWENVKNVLSKHMKHNFNKYLNEMEKLGYKSNYSVLNAKNFGIPQNRERVFVISLLGNKKFDFSKLKKKQMKHIKYFLEDTELSKYIVTQPSMLKKINCNKSLSVPIIKDYCYTITTKQMRSPNAGVLQLPNGKYRYLTERECWRLMGFTDEDFEKAAKEQKLNRKYMNGSLYKQAGNSICVPVLEAIFKALFQIK